The Pyxidicoccus trucidator DNA segment GGACGACCCCCTCCTCGGTCGTCGTGTCCCTCACGGCCAGGGTGCGGTCCGCCAGCGAGATGAGCCCGTCCCACAGCACGCCGCTGGCCACCAGCGCGGTGAGCACCACCACCGCCAGCCCGCTCGTCGCGAGGGCCGCGCGAGGACCGATGTGCCGCGAGAGCACCGTTTCCAGCCGGCGGTATACCGCCCGCAAGCCCCGTCCCGCGGAGATGAGCAGGAAGAAGACGGCCGCCCCGACGAGGAGCGCGACCAGGTAGCCAGGGCTGTCCGGGTGGGGGACGTCCATGAGCTCCCGGATGTGCCGCTGCCAGCGCCAGCCCATGAGCAACGAGCCCACCAGCACCACGCCTCCCACCCCGAAGAAGGCCTGCCACGCGCGCGGGCGTGGAGTCCTTGGAGGGCGGTGGGCGAACTCGCGCCACAGCCAGGCGCCCAGGACTCCCAGCCCATAACCGATGACCGCGCTGATGCCGCTGACGAACCCCTGGAAGGGCCCGCTGCGCGGCAGCAGGGACGGAGTGAAGGACAGGCACGCGAAGACCAGCGCGGCCCACGCCCCCGGCAGCGTGTAGTGAAGCCACCGGGGTGCGGCACGGCTCACATGCCAGGTGCCATGCGCCGGTGCGGGCCGCGCACCCCGAGTGAGAAGGCGATCCATGCGAACCCCCGGAAGAGGATTTCGATGCTCACGAAGGTGCCAATCAGCCGCATCGCCGATTCGGGGAACTGCCCCCAGACGATGGCGCTCAGCAGCAGCGAGATGGCGCCATTCGCCAGCTCCCAGCCCCAACCCTCCTGGCGGGTGGCCAGCGAGGTGACGATGCGGAAGAGCCCCGAGGCGGCCAGCCAGCCGATGATGAGCAGGGTGATGGACACCGCGCTCTGCACCGGGGCGCGCACCACCAACACGCCCACCACCACCGACAGCACCCCGGAGAGCAGGTGCAGGGTGAAGCCACGCGAGCGCCGACCGCCGAAGGCGTGGACCACCTCGGCAACCCCGCCCACCATGAGCGCCACCCCGAGCGTCATCACCGAGACGAGGCTCGTGGCCACCGAGGCCCTCATCGCGAAGCCGCCCAGCAGGACGAGCACCACCCCCAGCACCAGGAACCACACCCAGTGGCGCCGCAGCTCCTCCGCGGCCTCCATGACGCGGGGGCCGGGCTCCGGACGTGGCTCTGCCTTCACTGGCTCCATGATGGCCTCCCTGGCAACGCGCGGGTGGGACCGCCAGCCGGTATTTCCCGGCAGGCTCCCCGCGGGTCCCGCGTGCGGTACTCGCCCCGTCACCGAGGCTCAAACCGGAGGGTAGGCCCTCGGACCGCACCCGGCAGCGGGCGCTCAACACCCTCGTCAGGAAGAGCGCTCACGATTCAGGAGTCCCACCGCTACATGGCCTCGCGGTGGCCCCTCCCCCCGGGACGATGAAACAGGGCACCAGCGTCAGCATGGCCAACCTCCGCGCCGATACCCAGGGCGGCATGGTGAACCTGTACAACCCGTGAACCGACTCGGCGCTCGGCCCTCTGCCAGCCCATCAGCGGCCCTCCTCGAGTTCGCCTATGCTCCGAACTGCGCCGGAAAGGCGGTGCTCAGCGTCCCGCTCCCGGGCCCGTTTCCGGGGCACAGGCGTTGGCGGGGGCCGAGCCGGCGGGTCCGGCGATTGAGCCCCGATTCCACCGCGTGGTAGGACGATGGAGACCGCCCGCTCCCAACCCAACATCATGGAATCCCCCGGAGCTGGACGACCTCGCAGGCGGTTGGCACGAATCATCGCAGGCGTGCTCCTGCTTTTCGTTGCGACCCTCGCGCTGGTGCTGGTCACGGTGGTGGCCGCGCTGCACGACCTCGGTCGCCCCTGGCTGAAACAGCGCATCGTCTCCAGGGTGGAAGCGGCCACCGGCCTGCAGCTGGACTACCAGACAGCCCAGGTCGCCCTGCTCTCGGGTCTGCGACTGGAGGGGCTGGTGGTACGGACGCCGTCGCCGTTTCAAGGCGTCGCGCCCGAGCTGCTGCGCGTCGGCACGCTGGAGGCGCAATGGTCGCCAGGCGCGCTGCTGAGCGGGACTCCCCGGGTCGAGCGGGTGGCGGTGCGGGATGTGGCCCTTGCCCTGGTGGCCGACGAGGCAGGGCCCACGTCTCTCACGGGATTGATGGGGCCGGAAGCCCCCGAGCCGCTGACCATTGAAGAGCCTCTCGGAGCCTCTCAGCAGCTCGCCGCCCTCCTGGCCTCCGCGCCTCCCTTCGGGACAGTCGAGGTGTCGGGCGTGTCGTTGAGTTACGCCCGCGTTCGGAACGGTGAAGTGCTCGAGCGCTGGTCCTTGCGCGGGCTCGCGGCCGCTGTCGAAGCGAAGCATCAGGATGATGGCTGGAAGGTCTTCGCGAAGATGGGCCAGGCAGGTACGCCGCTTCCCCTGGAGCTGAGCCGTGAAGGCTCGGCCATTCCGTCGGCCCTGGCTCAGTTGGAGCTGGCCCTCTCGGTGGAGGCAGGGGCGTCGGCCGCTCGCGCGCGGGTGGACCTCGATGTCGCGCGGCAGACTTTTGAGCCACGGCTCACGGTCCGCACGCTGCTGCACGGCGCGGCCTCGGCGAAGTTCGATGGCGAGAAGCGACACATCGTCATCGAGCTGGACCGCACCCAGCTGACCGACAGCGCTGAAGTGCAAGCCCAGCTGGTGCTTCCGGACTCGGCGGAGGTTCCGCCCGTCGTGACGCGAGCCCTGGTGGAGCTGGACCTCGGACGGCTGCTGCAATGGGTCCCCGCGGATTGGCGGCCATTCTCCATCGAGCGCGGCAAGGTGCAGCTGGACGCCCAGGAGGTCACGCTCAGCGCCAT contains these protein-coding regions:
- a CDS encoding HdeD family acid-resistance protein encodes the protein MEPVKAEPRPEPGPRVMEAAEELRRHWVWFLVLGVVLVLLGGFAMRASVATSLVSVMTLGVALMVGGVAEVVHAFGGRRSRGFTLHLLSGVLSVVVGVLVVRAPVQSAVSITLLIIGWLAASGLFRIVTSLATRQEGWGWELANGAISLLLSAIVWGQFPESAMRLIGTFVSIEILFRGFAWIAFSLGVRGPHRRMAPGM